One region of Quercus lobata isolate SW786 chromosome 2, ValleyOak3.0 Primary Assembly, whole genome shotgun sequence genomic DNA includes:
- the LOC115969458 gene encoding putative F-box protein At1g26515, protein MEGGSSYDSLPHDIILHIFSYIFSRLPLDCVFRLKCVCKAWSALISDFEALHLKRLRETSRGIVCLHTHRDSPDSGDCKISFEIRSLQVGGRFKTLLKKEVFRSNMYSRYWSIGQVHSLGGLICLNDGQDFDVFNPTTGEFASLPPCPRDAFPAFPDSRRSVILSGFGYCPLTKQYKVLSIFHYVYGDVFNQTPLSGFKAAIITVGRSNSSWRIIDIPSSYPFSNNITFCINGTFYWLNYSKNQNQYQYHHITAFNVSDETFQEIGLPPQVDMRPSKTLDLAEHEEGRLCLVDFVEHNGEHLDIYIMLENLQWEFRFRVFFEDFQQYEYDASDSYPECVPMYGNLSYSGMIGGIFVPEEANAIKKIPLSLVVVEDSLLAYGARWEIHM, encoded by the exons ATGGAAGGAGGCAGCAGTTACGATTCTCTCCCACATGATATCATCCTCCATATATTCTCATATATATTCTCACGGCTTCCACTGGATTGTGTGTTCAGATTGAAGTGCGTGTGTAAGGCATGGTCTGCGTTAATCAGTGACTTCGAAGCTTTACACTTGAAGCGCTTGAGGGAAACATCTCGTGGGATCGTCTGCTTGCACACCCATCGTGATTCTCCTGATTCTGGTGATTGCAAGATTTCCTTTGAAATACGTTCTTTACAAGTAGGAGGTAGGTTTAAGACTCTCTTGAAAAAAGAGGTATTTAGATCAAACATGTACTCGCGGTACTGGAGTATCGGCCAAGTACATTCCTTGGGCGGTTTGATCTGCTTGAACGATGGCCAAGATTTTGATGTATTCAATCCCACTACAGGAGAGTTTGCTAGTCTCCCACCTTGTCCTCGCGATGCTTTTCCAGCTTTTCCAGATTCGCGAAGGTCTGTTATATTATCTGGATTTGGATATTGTCCTCTGACAAAGCAATATAAAGTATTGAGCATCTTTCACTATGTGTATGGAGACGTGTTTAATCAGACTCCACTTTCTGGCTTCAAGGCTGCAATAATAACCGTGGGTCGTTCGAATTCATCATGGAGGATTATTGACATCCCATCGTCCTATCCTTTTTCTAATAATATAACATTCTGTATTAATGGTACTTTCTACTGGTTGAATTactccaaaaatcaaaatcaatatcAGTATCATCACATTACAGCATTTAACGTTAGTGATGAAACATTCCAAGAAATCGGTCTACCTCCACAAGTTGACATGCGCCCTTCAAAGACTTTGGATTTGGCAGAACATGAAGAAGGGAGGTTGTGTTTAGTTGACTTCGTCGAACACAATGGGGAACACTTAGATATATATATCATGCTGGAGAATCTTCAATGGGAATTTCGATTTAGAGTCTTTTTTGAGGATTTCCAACAATATGAATATGATGCTTCTGACTCATATCCAGAATGT GTTCCTATGTATGGAAATCTATCTTACAGTGGTATGATTGGAGGTATTTTTGTGCCTGAAGAAGCTAATGCAATTAAGAAAATCCCTTTGTCTCTGGTTGTGGTGGAGGACTCTCTTTTGGCCTATGGAGCAAGATGGGAAATACACATGTAA